ACCGACGCTCCACGAGCTGATCAAGAAATACGGGCTGCGGAAGCCATCCGGCTCCGATGAATCCTAGGCAAGCACGCATGGCAAAGCAAGGACTCCGCACACATGTCGAAGCAATGTGCATCGCGCTGTCTGCGCCGGTAATGAGCCGGAGGCGATCCTTGCACATGGCGAAGCAATGTGCACCGCGCGCCCTACGCGCTGTTGATAAGCCGCAGGCCTCCGCAGACGTGGCGAAGCAATGTCGGCCATGAAGCCCACCGAGGCCGCGCGTCGCCGGGCGATCGAGCTCCGCGGCATGATCGAAGATCACAACTACCGCTACCATGTCCTTGACGCGCCCATCATCAGCGACGCGGAGTTCGACGTGCTGGTCCAGGAGTTGCGGGACCTCGAGCAGCGCTACCCCGAGTTGGTCACGCCCGACTCACCCACCCAACGCGTGGGCGCCGCGCCGATGGAAAAATTCGAGCATGTCCGGCACCGCCTGCCGATGTTGTCGCTGGACAACGCGTTCACGCACGAGGAGTTAATCGACTTTCAGCGCCGGATCACGGACCGCATCGGCGACCG
This window of the Nitrospirota bacterium genome carries:
- a CDS encoding NAD-dependent DNA ligase LigA translates to MSAMKPTEAARRRAIELRGMIEDHNYRYHVLDAPIISDAEFDVLVQELRDLEQRYPELVTPDSPTQRVGAAPMEKFEHVRHRLPMLSLDNAFTHEELIDFQRRITDRIGDRPFTYVGELKMDGLAISLWYEDGVFVRGATRGDGYVGEDVSANLRTINQIPLRLADDAPPVLEVRGEVYLSRRVFAELNERRL